A stretch of the Argentina anserina chromosome 6, drPotAnse1.1, whole genome shotgun sequence genome encodes the following:
- the LOC126796903 gene encoding secreted RxLR effector protein 161-like, translating into MSKVDKLTKGQQPQTETEKENMKSKPYARLVGSLMYAQVCTRPDLAFAVGMLLRFQSNPDYEHWVAGKKVLRYLQKTKNHMLVYRQVRDLKVISDSDFAGNYPDSNKSTCGYVYMLVGGAIAWKTMKQTLITTSTMQAEYIAVYEAVCEGVWIRNFLQQTQVLSHIVEDKLEVFCDNEAAVYFCKNNKRSSNSKHIDLKYYSVRERVKRGELAVLSIDTNSQLADPFTKALPVKVFKKHIESIGILPNLDA; encoded by the coding sequence atgtctaaagtTGACAAGCTCACAAAAGGTCAACAGCCACAAACTGAAACTGAGAAGGAGAACATGAAGTCAAAGCCTTATGCAAGATTAGTTGGAAGCCTCATGTATGCTCAAGTTTGCACAAGACCTGACTTAGCTTTTGCAGTTGGGATGTTATTAAGGTTTCAATCTAATCCAGATTATGAACACTGGGTTGCAGGGAAAAAGGTGTTAAGGTATCTACAGAAGACAAAGAATCACATGCTAGTTTACAGACAAGTCAGGGATTTGAAGGTTATTTCAGATTCTGATTTTGCAGGGAATTACCCTGATTCAAATAAGTCCACTTGTGGATACGTGTACATGCTAGTAGGAGGAGCTATTGCTTGGAAAACCATGAAGCAGACATTGATCACAACCTCAACCATGCAAGCTGAGTACATAGCAGTATATGAAGCAGTGTGTGAAGGGGTATGGATAAGAAATTTTCTACAGCAGACTCAAGTACTCAGTCACATTGTGGAAGACAAATTGGAAGTTTTTTGTGACAATGAGGCAGCTGTGTACTTCTGCAAGAACAATAAGAGATCTAGTAATTCCAAGCATATAGATTTAAAGTATTACAGTGTTAGGGAGAGGGTTAAAAGGGGTGAGTTAGCGGTTCTAAGCATAGATACAAACTCACAACTAGCTGATCCTTTCACAAAAGCATTACCAGTTAAAGTGTTCAAGAAACACATAGAGAGCATAGGCATTTTGCCTAACTTAGATGCTTGA
- the LOC126796904 gene encoding uncharacterized protein LOC126796904 has protein sequence MQNSFSVRVGKTFDSLPGSWTLEDEKIDGWECNRDKDSPEHESELNQQHDTISTDDFGNELKNDLLDLFDDEYLVKEEEEQLHGQSAESVSNPKTKPDDYDDEQWEIKTSIGLDLTLEYEDEEDGYDRFAVGLKGSIDPSDLYEYDDDSHETDIDEVPNMLNGFSEDSLEYGIKTLLKRMSIDDDLISSTREKRVRFHHEGDHEVSKDHRSAAVPDYIRNPSRYTHYTFDSSNDMDDISNNQAFLNFRMQLLRLMKSDTVEAGDDTSVGDSEPLALVLRKKSTGASKELAPARIRPIAFLDST, from the coding sequence ATGCAAAACAGTTTCAGCGTCCGAGTAGGCAAGACCTTCGACTCTCTACCTGGTTCATGGACCCTTGAAGATGAGAAAATCGACGGTTGGGAATGTAACAGAGACAAGGACAGCCCTGAACACGAATCTGAGCTCAACCAACAACACGACACTATTTCAACGGATGACTTCGGTAACGAGCTAAAGAATGACCTCCTCGACTTGTTTGACGACGAGTATTTAgtaaaggaagaagaggaacAGCTACATGGTCAATCTGCTGAGTCTGTTTCTAACCCTAAGACTAAGCCAGATGATTATGATGACGAGCAGTGGGAAATTAAAACCTCAATTGGATTAGACCTCACACTCGAGTACGAGGACGAGGAAGATGGATATGACAGATTTGCTGTTGGATTGAAAGGCTCTATAGATCCATCTGATCTCTATGAGTACGACGATGACAGTCATGAGACGGACATTGATGAGGTCCCCAACATGCTCAATGGTTTTTCTGAAGACTCACTTGAATATGGCATAAAAACGCTTTTGAAGAGGATGAGCATTGATGACGATTTAATCTCATCTACAAGAGAAAAACGTGTTCGATTTCACCACGAAGGGGACCATGAAGTATCAAAAGATCATCGATCTGCAGCAGTTCCAGATTACATACGTAATCCATCAAGATATACACATTATACGTTTGATTCATCTAATGACATGGATGATATATCTAACAATCAAGCCTTTTTGAACTTCCGTATGCAACTATTAAGATTGATGAAGTCAGATACTGTAGAAGCCGGAGATGATACTTCTGTTGGTGATTCAGAACCGTTAGCATTGGTACTAAGAAAGAAATCAACTGGTGCTAGTAAAGAACTTGCTCCTGCAAGAATCAGACCAATTGCTTTTCTAGACAGTACGTAA